Proteins from a single region of Paraburkholderia sp. ZP32-5:
- a CDS encoding quaternary amine ABC transporter ATP-binding protein yields MTERLKIDHLYKVFADKPARALAMLRGGKTKSDVQQELGQVVGLDDVSLSVPSGAMYMIMGLSGSGKSTLARCINRLNEPSAGKILLDDQDLCTLDEAGLRDVRRKRISMVFQHFALLPNRRVIDNVEFGLKLRGMPAQQRRKRAEEVLNVVGLARWAYHLPHELSGGMRQRVGLARALATDADVLIMDEAFSALDPLIRTEMQDELLRLQRTLNKTILFITHDFQEALKLGTRIAIMSEGRLVREGTPQSIVLEPGSDYVAAFTREVDRARLFDAGSVMTSLVTVLSGPTGILKCDASGQPGPGFVLDFDERILGTVTASEIERARGSGLLPRPDLRFTCVRADTRLVDVAGCCNTDEPIGVLDNAGRLIGRLEAGQILARIGAQSAVRAHHV; encoded by the coding sequence ATGACTGAGCGTTTGAAGATTGACCATCTGTACAAGGTGTTTGCCGATAAGCCGGCGCGTGCGCTGGCGATGTTGCGCGGCGGTAAGACCAAGTCCGACGTGCAGCAGGAACTGGGGCAGGTCGTCGGTCTCGACGATGTATCGCTGAGCGTGCCTTCCGGCGCGATGTACATGATCATGGGCCTGTCGGGCTCCGGCAAGTCGACGCTCGCGCGTTGCATCAACCGGCTCAACGAGCCGAGTGCCGGCAAGATTCTGCTGGACGATCAAGATCTCTGCACGCTCGACGAAGCCGGCCTGCGCGACGTGCGGCGCAAGCGGATTTCGATGGTGTTCCAGCATTTTGCGTTGCTGCCTAACCGGCGCGTGATCGACAACGTCGAGTTCGGCCTGAAGCTGCGCGGTATGCCGGCGCAGCAACGGCGCAAGCGCGCCGAGGAAGTGCTGAACGTTGTCGGCCTCGCGCGCTGGGCTTATCACTTGCCGCACGAACTCAGCGGCGGGATGCGGCAACGCGTCGGTCTCGCACGCGCGCTTGCTACCGACGCCGACGTTCTGATCATGGACGAAGCGTTCAGCGCACTCGATCCGCTGATCCGTACCGAGATGCAGGACGAGTTGTTGCGGCTGCAACGCACGCTCAACAAGACCATCCTCTTTATCACGCACGACTTCCAGGAAGCGCTCAAGCTCGGCACGCGCATCGCGATCATGTCGGAGGGACGACTGGTTCGCGAAGGCACGCCGCAATCGATCGTGCTCGAACCCGGCAGCGATTACGTCGCTGCTTTCACCCGCGAAGTCGACCGCGCGCGGCTGTTCGATGCGGGCTCGGTCATGACTTCGCTGGTGACGGTACTGAGCGGGCCGACCGGCATCCTCAAATGCGATGCTTCTGGCCAGCCAGGACCGGGCTTCGTCCTCGACTTCGACGAACGGATTCTCGGCACCGTGACGGCCTCTGAGATCGAGCGAGCCCGCGGCAGCGGTTTGCTGCCGCGGCCAGATCTGCGCTTCACCTGCGTGCGCGCCGATACGCGGCTCGTCGACGTAGCGGGCTGCTGCAATACCGACGAACCGATCGGTGTGCTAGACAACGCCGGCCGCTTGATCGGCCGCCTGGAAGCAGGGCAGATTCTTGCCCGTATCGGCGCCCAGAGCGCCGTGAGAGCACACCATGTTTAA
- a CDS encoding alpha/beta fold hydrolase — translation MTPTTDSRRFSARGVELNYRLQGDGPRTLVCIHGVGSYLEAWDGVVARLGDGFRVLSFDLRGHGRSSRVKGRYEIDDFVGDVLALADHAGFGQFDLAGFSLGGLIAQRLALTHPQRLRKLVLLATVAGRTVEEREQVASRLAALESGERGAHHDASLSRWLTEDFQQRNPELIAQLRRRDADNDPDCYAAAYRVLAQTDFGGLIDRIAMPTLIATGEDDQGSSPRMAKFMHQCIRQSQLAILPGLRHSILIEAPDTVAALMRGFLGNGADEGANNDSEETH, via the coding sequence ATGACTCCAACGACAGACAGCCGGCGGTTTTCCGCGCGCGGCGTCGAATTAAACTACCGGCTTCAGGGCGACGGGCCGCGGACGCTAGTCTGCATTCATGGCGTCGGGTCCTATCTTGAAGCGTGGGACGGCGTAGTGGCGCGGCTCGGCGACGGCTTTCGCGTGCTGAGCTTCGATCTGCGCGGCCACGGCCGCTCGTCGCGTGTGAAGGGGCGCTACGAGATCGACGATTTCGTCGGCGACGTGCTGGCGCTCGCCGATCACGCGGGGTTCGGCCAATTCGACCTCGCCGGCTTTTCGCTCGGCGGACTGATCGCGCAGCGACTTGCGCTCACGCATCCGCAGCGTCTGCGCAAGCTCGTGCTGCTGGCGACCGTCGCGGGCCGTACAGTAGAAGAGCGCGAACAGGTTGCGTCCCGGCTCGCGGCGCTCGAGTCCGGCGAGCGCGGAGCGCACCACGATGCGTCGCTGTCGCGTTGGCTCACCGAAGATTTCCAGCAGCGCAACCCCGAACTGATCGCGCAACTGCGCCGTCGCGATGCCGACAATGATCCGGACTGTTACGCCGCCGCTTACCGTGTGCTGGCGCAAACGGATTTCGGTGGTCTGATCGACCGGATCGCCATGCCGACGCTGATCGCGACCGGCGAGGACGATCAGGGCTCGAGCCCGCGCATGGCGAAGTTCATGCACCAGTGCATTCGCCAATCGCAACTGGCGATCCTGCCGGGTCTGCGGCATTCGATTCTGATCGAGGCACCGGACACAGTGGCGGCGCTGATGCGCGGCTTTTTGGGCAACGGGGCGGATGAGGGGGCGAACAACGATAGCGAGGAGACGCACTGA
- a CDS encoding LLM class flavin-dependent oxidoreductase codes for MKFAVSLSMERFSPADSMAENMSRMLTLVRMADEGGFETLWTAEHHTIECTVSPNPFTVLTWLSQHTQRIRLGTATLVAPYWSPIRLAGEAAMCDHLTGGRLEFGIARGAYQYEFDRMAGGIPQQEGVAYMKELVPAVQKLWAGDYAHDGHYWKFPLATSVPKPLQQPHPPIWVATRDPGSFDWAVGIGANILSTPLSAPPSEVAVLGDKFRKAVADHPERARPRFMMQRRTCVYDRPEEWEAVVRHSVDYGRTFENLMQNIGTVTNGFPEAVPYEIVANRANYDPAALRDNLMFGTPDEVIRKLQIYEDQGVDQFCLGLSFNLPFEMQRRTLRLFIDEVMPHFAARERERERQLETNLAAQG; via the coding sequence ATGAAATTTGCCGTCTCGCTCAGCATGGAGCGCTTCTCGCCGGCCGATTCGATGGCCGAGAACATGTCCCGGATGCTCACGCTGGTCCGCATGGCCGATGAGGGCGGTTTCGAGACGCTCTGGACAGCGGAGCATCACACGATCGAATGCACGGTGTCGCCCAACCCGTTTACCGTGCTGACGTGGCTCTCGCAGCACACGCAGCGCATCCGGCTCGGCACCGCGACACTCGTCGCGCCGTACTGGTCGCCGATCCGCCTCGCGGGCGAGGCCGCGATGTGCGATCACCTGACCGGCGGGCGTCTCGAGTTCGGCATTGCGCGCGGTGCCTATCAATACGAGTTCGACCGGATGGCGGGCGGCATCCCCCAGCAGGAAGGTGTGGCCTATATGAAGGAGCTCGTGCCGGCCGTGCAGAAGCTCTGGGCGGGCGATTACGCGCATGACGGGCACTACTGGAAGTTTCCGCTCGCGACCTCCGTGCCCAAGCCATTGCAGCAGCCGCATCCGCCGATCTGGGTCGCCACGCGCGATCCAGGCAGTTTCGACTGGGCCGTGGGAATCGGCGCGAACATTCTGTCGACGCCGTTGTCCGCGCCGCCGTCCGAGGTGGCCGTGCTGGGCGACAAGTTTCGCAAGGCGGTGGCCGATCATCCCGAGCGTGCGCGTCCGCGGTTCATGATGCAGCGGCGTACCTGCGTCTACGACCGGCCCGAGGAGTGGGAAGCCGTCGTGAGGCACAGCGTCGACTATGGCCGCACCTTCGAAAACCTGATGCAGAACATCGGCACGGTCACGAACGGCTTCCCCGAGGCGGTGCCCTACGAAATCGTCGCGAACCGCGCCAACTACGATCCGGCCGCGCTGCGCGACAACCTGATGTTCGGCACACCGGACGAAGTGATCAGAAAGCTGCAGATTTACGAGGACCAGGGCGTCGATCAGTTCTGTCTCGGTCTTTCGTTCAATCTGCCGTTCGAGATGCAACGCAGAACCTTGCGTCTGTTCATCGACGAGGTGATGCCGCACTTCGCCGCCCGCGAGCGTGAGCGTGAACGACAGCTCGAAACGAACCTCGCGGCCCAGGGTTGA
- a CDS encoding aldehyde dehydrogenase, with amino-acid sequence MKTTAENLQGSRLDLFIDGRFTRPHSGQYVPSYDPTTAEPWYQFAQADAVDVDVAVRSARAALKNPAWHRMTQTERGKLVRRLADLVLENAEELALIECRDNGKLLKEMRAQMRAVPDSYIYFAGMADKLQGDTIPVNKLDTLNYNVREPVGVVGMIIPWNSPLMMLTGTLAPCLAIGNTIVVKPSEHATASTLALAELVIEAGIPPGVFNVVTGDGATTGDALTRHPGIARFVFTGSTSTGRKIAGNAAQNLVPCQMELGGKSPHVVFSDADVERAVNGVVAGVFAAAGQTCVAGSRCFVEAPVYERFVEALVERTRRITVGHPTSEATDIGPLALAAQLDKVQGYVASGVQEGARIAIGGRKPLDTALQRGWYFEPTVMTQARNDMRFMRDEIFGPVVGVVPFNTEEELIELANDTEYGLASGIWTNDIDRALRFARDVDAGTVWINTFRSAAYMSPNGGSKHSGYGYRGGFEVMREFSRLKNVVVDYSGAMQDPFVIRLR; translated from the coding sequence ATGAAAACGACAGCCGAAAATTTGCAGGGTTCGCGTTTGGACCTGTTCATCGACGGACGCTTCACGCGCCCGCATAGCGGCCAGTATGTGCCCAGTTACGATCCGACCACGGCCGAGCCCTGGTATCAGTTTGCCCAGGCGGATGCGGTAGACGTCGATGTCGCCGTGCGTTCCGCGCGGGCCGCGCTGAAGAATCCGGCGTGGCACCGCATGACGCAGACCGAGCGGGGCAAGCTGGTGCGCCGTCTCGCCGATCTCGTGCTGGAGAACGCGGAGGAACTGGCGCTGATCGAGTGCCGCGACAACGGCAAGCTGCTCAAGGAAATGCGTGCGCAGATGCGGGCCGTTCCCGACTCCTACATCTATTTCGCCGGGATGGCCGACAAGCTGCAGGGCGACACGATTCCGGTCAACAAGCTCGACACGCTCAATTACAACGTGCGTGAACCGGTCGGCGTGGTGGGCATGATCATCCCGTGGAATTCGCCGCTGATGATGCTGACGGGCACGCTCGCGCCGTGTCTCGCGATCGGCAACACGATCGTGGTGAAGCCATCCGAACACGCCACCGCGTCGACGCTGGCGCTCGCAGAGCTGGTGATCGAAGCCGGCATTCCGCCTGGTGTGTTCAACGTCGTCACCGGCGATGGCGCGACCACCGGCGACGCGCTGACGCGGCACCCCGGCATCGCCCGATTCGTCTTCACCGGCAGCACGTCGACCGGCCGCAAGATCGCCGGCAATGCCGCGCAAAACCTCGTGCCGTGTCAGATGGAACTGGGCGGCAAGTCGCCCCACGTGGTGTTCTCGGATGCCGACGTCGAACGCGCGGTGAACGGCGTGGTGGCAGGCGTGTTTGCGGCGGCCGGGCAGACCTGCGTCGCCGGCTCGCGCTGTTTCGTCGAGGCGCCGGTCTACGAGCGTTTCGTCGAGGCGCTGGTCGAGCGCACGCGTCGCATCACGGTCGGCCATCCGACGAGCGAGGCCACCGATATCGGACCACTCGCACTGGCCGCGCAGCTCGACAAGGTGCAGGGCTACGTCGCCTCGGGCGTGCAGGAAGGCGCGCGGATCGCGATCGGCGGCCGCAAGCCGCTCGACACCGCGCTGCAACGCGGCTGGTACTTCGAACCGACGGTGATGACGCAGGCGCGCAACGACATGCGCTTCATGCGTGACGAAATTTTCGGTCCGGTGGTCGGGGTGGTGCCGTTCAACACCGAAGAAGAATTGATCGAGCTCGCCAACGATACCGAATACGGACTCGCGTCGGGTATCTGGACGAACGACATCGACCGCGCGTTGCGCTTCGCACGCGACGTGGATGCGGGCACCGTCTGGATCAACACCTTCCGCTCGGCTGCCTACATGTCGCCGAACGGCGGCAGCAAGCACAGTGGGTATGGCTACCGTGGTGGCTTCGAAGTGATGCGCGAATTCTCACGTCTGAAGAACGTCGTGGTCGACTACTCGGGCGCGATGCAGGACCCGTTCGTGATTCGTCTGCGCTAA
- a CDS encoding flavin reductase, with translation MQAEVTDKLIAIDPMALRRAFGTFVTGITVVTTRDAEGRPRGMTANSFTSVSLDPPLLLVCVGKGASSFPVFQAADHFAVNLLHEAQTDVSALFASKSADKFAAVSHAHIHTGAPVLTDCLSWFDCTVHDRVDAGDHTILIGKVQAFGTSPSAPLGFCRGSYAQLKNPLPPGWLSSHDMVVGYLVEAEGTLLLVNDGKDGWTLPSAPRRLSNGRLPVAGGGELALLPDDTFLYSVFDVDGSDSGYLIYRARLAQPRAACDLPAQFSFFPLDQLPYDDIRTPEIRGMLRRYVSESARGRFGIYMDSHDGGRIAMVGAAQPQTSHQQP, from the coding sequence ATGCAAGCCGAAGTGACAGACAAACTCATCGCCATCGATCCCATGGCGTTGCGCCGCGCGTTCGGCACCTTTGTCACCGGGATCACGGTGGTGACTACGCGCGATGCCGAGGGCCGTCCGCGCGGCATGACCGCGAACTCGTTCACCTCGGTATCGCTCGATCCGCCGCTGCTGCTGGTTTGTGTCGGCAAGGGCGCCTCCAGCTTCCCTGTCTTTCAGGCCGCCGATCACTTCGCGGTCAATCTGCTTCACGAGGCCCAGACCGACGTCTCCGCGCTGTTCGCTTCCAAATCCGCGGACAAGTTCGCCGCGGTCAGTCACGCTCACATTCATACCGGCGCGCCGGTGCTGACCGATTGCCTGAGCTGGTTCGACTGCACGGTCCATGACCGGGTCGACGCTGGCGACCATACGATTCTGATCGGCAAGGTTCAGGCGTTCGGCACCAGTCCGTCGGCGCCGCTGGGCTTCTGCCGCGGCAGCTACGCGCAGCTCAAGAACCCGCTGCCGCCGGGTTGGCTTTCGTCGCACGACATGGTCGTGGGCTACCTCGTCGAGGCAGAGGGCACGCTGTTGCTGGTGAACGATGGCAAGGACGGCTGGACGCTGCCGAGCGCGCCCAGGCGTCTCTCCAACGGCCGACTTCCGGTTGCCGGTGGTGGCGAGCTGGCCTTGCTGCCCGACGACACCTTTCTGTACTCGGTCTTCGACGTCGACGGCAGCGACTCGGGTTATCTGATCTACCGGGCGAGACTCGCGCAACCGCGCGCGGCCTGCGACCTTCCCGCGCAATTCAGCTTTTTCCCCCTCGATCAGTTGCCCTACGACGATATTCGGACCCCCGAGATTCGCGGCATGCTGCGCCGCTACGTCAGCGAAAGCGCGCGCGGACGGTTCGGTATCTACATGGATTCGCACGACGGTGGCCGCATCGCGATGGTCGGCGCGGCACAACCGCAAACCTCGCATCAGCAACCTTGA
- a CDS encoding helix-turn-helix domain-containing protein produces MSDQLSRIVALRDVASQINSDNDLDALLPDLIKAACRHGSWDLGSVMAVDLAHGWSLVMARHDPTLLPRPLLDRWELATSPALVALQRGEPVYIRDARQSEEFPGYRRDANERDYCTVLIFPMTSVDANGRPMVVTVASRKVTDVSAETLAFMATIVHLGDIAVERAHRHRAELAAAEQLRRVLGAQSSMLREVLDGGSTGALTATLGNLLGAPVVVLDFFASSVVGGVSPLPELHDDASWHRMLDGAPGRQLLSDARDAIKYRHGSIALHPGAGASLDAQIEPLMVDDEAVGALLIFGKRDESDLRQLLIESAKFALSVQLMRSVIRFRFETRTFTELFFEIVERRWRDERDVLDRARRLGLSLAAPTRMLVIDFPDRTDGAVDVSVQAQHAISMLATQQHVAVHIVAVGGALVCLVPGEPNAQAEADREPMTRLAQRISDTLGRSFGKEPIVVLGDTCERLEDYARGWESCWRMIRIARTFGRRGVIAVSDLGPLPMLIGAADSADVRNFIDGAIGRVIAHDRKNDTAYLETLSAYIRSGCRGEPCAKAIGLHVTTLRYRLARISDLFGIAIETPEQRFAIELALQLHSLIDNGAPSARAPEPARIHRTGGE; encoded by the coding sequence ATGTCAGATCAATTATCGCGAATCGTCGCGCTTCGTGACGTTGCGAGTCAGATCAATTCCGACAACGATCTCGACGCGCTGTTGCCAGATCTCATCAAGGCCGCGTGCCGGCATGGCTCGTGGGATCTCGGCTCGGTCATGGCCGTGGATCTGGCGCATGGCTGGTCGCTCGTCATGGCGCGCCACGACCCCACGTTGTTGCCCCGTCCGTTGCTCGATCGCTGGGAGTTAGCGACGAGTCCGGCGCTGGTCGCATTGCAGCGTGGCGAGCCCGTGTATATCCGCGATGCGCGGCAGTCGGAGGAATTTCCCGGGTATCGGCGCGACGCGAACGAACGCGACTATTGCACCGTGCTGATCTTTCCGATGACCAGTGTCGACGCGAATGGCCGGCCGATGGTGGTAACCGTTGCCTCGCGCAAGGTAACGGACGTGTCCGCGGAAACTCTCGCCTTCATGGCGACCATCGTGCACCTCGGCGACATCGCGGTCGAACGTGCGCACCGGCATCGCGCGGAACTGGCAGCGGCGGAGCAATTGCGCCGCGTGTTGGGCGCGCAGAGTTCGATGCTGCGGGAGGTTCTGGACGGCGGCTCGACAGGCGCGCTCACGGCGACGCTCGGCAATCTGCTGGGCGCGCCCGTGGTCGTTCTCGATTTTTTCGCCAGCAGTGTAGTGGGCGGCGTGTCGCCGCTTCCCGAGCTTCATGACGACGCGTCGTGGCACCGGATGCTCGATGGCGCGCCGGGGCGTCAGTTACTGAGCGACGCCCGCGATGCTATCAAGTACCGGCATGGCAGCATCGCGCTGCATCCGGGTGCGGGCGCTTCGCTCGACGCGCAGATCGAGCCGCTGATGGTCGACGACGAAGCCGTCGGCGCGCTGCTGATTTTCGGCAAGCGCGACGAAAGCGATCTGCGCCAGCTGTTGATCGAAAGCGCGAAGTTTGCGTTGAGCGTGCAATTGATGCGCAGTGTGATCCGCTTCCGTTTTGAGACGCGCACTTTCACCGAACTGTTCTTCGAGATCGTCGAACGCCGCTGGCGCGACGAGCGGGACGTGCTCGACCGGGCGCGGCGTCTCGGACTGTCGCTTGCCGCGCCGACGCGCATGCTCGTGATCGACTTTCCGGATCGCACGGATGGGGCCGTCGATGTATCGGTCCAGGCGCAACATGCGATCTCGATGCTGGCGACCCAACAGCATGTCGCGGTGCATATCGTGGCTGTCGGCGGTGCGCTGGTGTGCCTCGTGCCGGGGGAGCCGAATGCACAAGCGGAGGCGGACCGGGAGCCGATGACGCGGCTCGCGCAACGTATTTCCGACACGCTCGGCCGATCGTTCGGCAAGGAGCCCATCGTGGTGCTCGGCGATACGTGCGAACGTCTCGAAGACTATGCGAGGGGATGGGAGAGCTGCTGGCGCATGATCCGGATCGCCCGTACGTTCGGTCGCCGAGGCGTGATCGCAGTCTCCGATCTGGGGCCGTTGCCGATGCTGATCGGCGCGGCGGATTCCGCCGACGTGCGCAACTTTATCGACGGTGCGATAGGCCGGGTGATTGCCCATGATCGAAAGAACGATACGGCCTACCTGGAAACCCTGAGCGCCTATATTCGTTCCGGTTGCCGCGGGGAGCCTTGCGCGAAAGCGATCGGTCTGCACGTAACGACGCTTCGTTACCGCCTTGCTCGGATCTCGGACCTGTTCGGCATCGCGATCGAAACGCCGGAGCAACGCTTCGCGATCGAGTTGGCGCTGCAACTGCATAGCCTGATCGATAACGGCGCACCGTCCGCCAGGGCGCCGGAGCCGGCGCGGATACATCGAACCGGAGGCGAATAA
- a CDS encoding amino acid synthesis family protein, which yields METGLRKISTFVEETVVEGGKPTERPITTVIVAAVLRNPWAGKGFVENLRPGILRLAPVLGAEMTRRLVAIMPADRVEAYGKAATVGVNGEIEHGSALIHTLRFGNMYREAVNGTAFLSFTNTRVGPGALLSVPMIHKSETGKRSHFITSTFQIADAPGPDEILIAIGAADGGRAHPRIADRFQDMAEIEAEKAGA from the coding sequence ATGGAAACCGGACTTCGCAAGATCTCGACCTTTGTCGAGGAAACCGTCGTCGAGGGAGGCAAGCCGACGGAACGCCCCATTACCACCGTGATCGTCGCGGCCGTGCTTCGCAATCCCTGGGCGGGCAAGGGGTTCGTGGAGAACCTTCGGCCGGGGATTCTGCGGCTAGCCCCTGTGCTGGGTGCGGAGATGACGCGCCGACTCGTGGCCATCATGCCGGCCGATCGCGTGGAAGCGTATGGCAAGGCGGCGACAGTTGGCGTCAATGGTGAAATCGAACATGGCTCGGCGCTGATTCACACGCTTCGTTTCGGCAACATGTATCGCGAAGCGGTCAACGGAACGGCATTTCTCAGCTTTACGAATACGCGTGTCGGCCCCGGCGCGCTGCTGTCCGTTCCGATGATCCATAAATCGGAAACCGGCAAGCGCTCACACTTCATCACGTCGACCTTTCAGATCGCGGATGCGCCCGGCCCCGATGAGATCCTGATCGCAATCGGCGCGGCAGACGGCGGCCGCGCTCATCCGCGCATTGCCGACCGTTTCCAGGACATGGCGGAAATCGAAGCGGAGAAGGCAGGCGCGTGA
- a CDS encoding iron-containing alcohol dehydrogenase, whose protein sequence is MQADFVFNASKSVILGAGAVARLGAIVKEQIGQTVLVVTDRGVAGAGLLSPVVDSLSEAGVTAHVFQDVAADPPVEVVLAATGLARQHAVAGVIGLGGGSSMDVAKLVALLVGGGEQLEDIYGVGMAKGRRLPLIQIPTTAGTGSEVTPVSIVTVGAQEKRGVVAPQLLPDVALLDPELTLGLPRHVTAATGIDAMVHAIEAFTSKSANNNPISKLFAREALRLLGTNLQTVVDDGRNVAARSDMLFGSMLAGQAFANSPVAAVHALAYPLGGIYGIAHGVSNAVVLPHVLAFNAPACLDAYGVLAGDVFPDLLQLETGSRVQSFIDRMASLIHSVGLPSRLRELDIPEDALPALAAEAMKQTRLLVNNPRTVSEQDALAIYQAAW, encoded by the coding sequence ATGCAAGCTGATTTCGTATTCAATGCGAGCAAGAGTGTCATTCTTGGGGCGGGTGCCGTTGCGCGGCTGGGGGCGATCGTCAAGGAACAGATCGGTCAGACTGTTCTGGTCGTGACGGACCGCGGTGTTGCGGGTGCCGGCCTGCTGAGTCCGGTCGTCGATAGCTTGAGCGAGGCGGGCGTCACCGCCCACGTCTTCCAGGACGTCGCGGCGGACCCGCCGGTCGAGGTGGTGCTGGCTGCCACGGGATTGGCGCGGCAGCACGCCGTAGCCGGAGTGATCGGTCTGGGAGGTGGCTCGTCGATGGACGTGGCCAAGCTGGTCGCCTTGCTGGTCGGAGGCGGCGAGCAGCTCGAAGACATTTACGGCGTGGGCATGGCGAAGGGACGCCGGCTTCCGTTGATTCAAATCCCCACTACAGCGGGCACGGGGTCCGAGGTCACACCCGTCTCGATCGTGACGGTGGGCGCGCAGGAGAAGCGCGGCGTGGTCGCGCCGCAGTTGCTGCCCGATGTCGCGCTGCTCGATCCGGAATTGACGCTGGGCCTGCCTCGCCATGTCACCGCGGCGACCGGCATCGACGCGATGGTTCACGCCATCGAGGCATTCACGTCGAAGTCCGCGAACAATAATCCGATCTCGAAGCTTTTTGCACGTGAGGCTCTTCGTCTGCTCGGCACGAATCTGCAGACGGTCGTCGACGACGGACGCAATGTGGCGGCCCGCTCGGACATGCTGTTCGGCTCGATGCTGGCCGGCCAGGCCTTTGCGAATTCACCTGTCGCGGCGGTGCACGCGTTGGCTTATCCGCTCGGCGGGATTTATGGCATCGCACACGGAGTCTCTAACGCCGTGGTGCTTCCGCACGTGCTGGCGTTCAATGCACCGGCGTGCCTTGACGCATACGGTGTTCTGGCCGGCGATGTGTTTCCCGACCTGTTGCAGCTGGAGACAGGCTCGCGCGTGCAGAGCTTCATCGACAGAATGGCCTCGCTGATCCATTCGGTCGGATTGCCATCGAGACTGCGTGAGCTCGATATTCCTGAGGACGCGTTGCCGGCACTGGCCGCTGAGGCGATGAAGCAAACGCGGCTACTGGTGAACAATCCTCGAACTGTCAGTGAGCAGGACGCGTTGGCCATTTATCAGGCGGCCTGGTAG
- a CDS encoding haloalkane dehalogenase produces the protein MSIAALRTPEERFRNLPGWSFAPRYIDTLPGYQGLRMHYIDEGPSNAEVTFLCIHGTPSWSYLYRKMIPVFVAHGHRVVALDLFGFGRSDKPADDLVYRYHFHRDSIRQFIEHLDLKNVCLVGQDWGGILGLSLIKDMSERFSRLFLMNTSLPHGEEPTPGFDKWRAENRSRHFNPVGDWIGSRTPVLSAEERAAYDAPFPDASYQGGVRRFPELIMRPENGVLSDAAKEGLETSVAARKFLSEQWQGESFMAIGMQDVVITPERMEQLRQVIRGCNDPYLVQDAGHYVQEWGEPIALEGLRRFGLLATN, from the coding sequence ATGAGCATTGCAGCGTTACGCACACCGGAAGAGCGCTTCCGGAACCTTCCAGGTTGGTCGTTTGCACCGAGATATATCGATACGCTGCCCGGCTATCAGGGCCTGCGCATGCACTATATCGACGAAGGTCCCAGCAACGCCGAAGTGACGTTTCTGTGCATTCACGGCACGCCTTCATGGTCGTATCTGTATCGCAAGATGATTCCGGTCTTCGTCGCGCACGGCCATCGCGTCGTTGCCCTCGATCTGTTTGGATTCGGCCGCAGCGACAAGCCCGCGGACGATCTCGTCTATCGATACCACTTTCATCGGGACTCGATCCGTCAGTTCATCGAGCACCTTGATCTGAAGAATGTGTGTCTGGTGGGGCAGGACTGGGGAGGCATTCTCGGTCTCTCTCTGATCAAGGACATGTCCGAACGCTTTTCGCGTCTGTTCCTGATGAATACCAGTTTGCCTCATGGAGAAGAGCCGACGCCGGGATTCGACAAATGGCGTGCTGAGAACCGGAGCCGACATTTCAATCCGGTGGGTGACTGGATCGGCAGCAGAACCCCGGTTCTCTCCGCAGAAGAAAGAGCCGCGTACGACGCACCGTTCCCCGATGCTTCGTATCAGGGCGGTGTCAGGCGTTTCCCGGAGCTGATCATGCGTCCGGAAAACGGTGTGCTGTCCGATGCCGCCAAGGAGGGGCTGGAAACTAGTGTCGCTGCGCGCAAGTTCCTGAGCGAGCAGTGGCAGGGCGAGTCCTTCATGGCGATCGGTATGCAGGACGTCGTGATTACGCCGGAGCGCATGGAGCAATTGAGGCAGGTGATACGCGGTTGCAACGATCCCTATCTGGTGCAGGACGCAGGTCACTATGTTCAGGAATGGGGTGAACCCATCGCATTGGAAGGATTGCGCCGGTTTGGACTGCTGGCCACGAACTAA